Sequence from the Candidatus Rokuibacteriota bacterium genome:
GCCTGGGCCCGCTTCGGCCTCGTGCGGGCGTTCCTGGCCCTCGACGATCTCCCGGCAGCCGAGGCGGCGGCCGGGCAGCTCAGGACCGCGGCCGCCGAGCACCCGCTGGCCGCGCCGGGCCTGCTTCTCCTGCTCCGTGCCAGCGTGGAGAACAACCGGGATGCCCAGGCGCAGGGGCTCGTCCAGGAGCTCCTCGGGCTGAATCTCTCTCCCGCGAGCCGGGCCTACGCGCTCCTCCTCAACGCTGAGGTGAACCGACGCGCGGGGCAGAGCGGCGAGGCCAGGAGCCAGTTCGAGCTGACGCGTTCGATTCAGCCCGCAGGCTTGCTCGCCTGGCACGCCACGCTGCGGATCGCCCAGATGGACCTCGAGGCGCGCGAGTTCAGCCGAGCGCTCGCTGAGGTCGGGGGCCTCCTGAGCCAGCCCCTTCCGCCAGAGCTGGCGGGTGCCGCCCTGCTCCTGCGCGGAGAGGCCGCGTACCGGGACAAGGTGTACCAGAGCGCCGCGGAGGCGTTCGGACGGTTCGTCGCCGAGTTTCGCGGTCACCCGGAGGCGGCCGGCGCCTTCCTCTCGCTCGCCTGGGCGGAGTTCCGCCTCGGGCGGCTCGAGCCGGCGCGCCAGCGCTGGCTCGACTTCGCCTGGTCGTTCCCGCGCGACCCGCGCGCAGGGGAGGCGCTCCTGCTCGCGGCCGAGCTCGCCGCCCAGGCCGGCGACCTCGCGACGGCGGGGAGTCTCCTGGATCAGTTCCTGAGCCGCTTTCCCGTCCATCCGCACGCTCCCATCGCGAAGCTCAACCGCGCGATCCTGGAGCTCCGCGCGGGCCAGTACCGCTCCGCGTCGACGTGGCTCAAGGAGCTGACGCAGAGCGTTCCCCTCTCGCCCTTCGTCGGGCGGATGCGGCTCGCGACCGGCGTCGCACTCCTCGCGGCGGGGAGCCCGGCCGAGGCGACGGCCGAGTTTAACGAGGCGCTCAAGCAGGGCGAGGACGTCCTGGCGCACCTCGGCCTCGGGAGCGCGGCCCTCGCGCTGCGCCGGTGGGCCGAGGCCGAGCGCCACTTCCTCCAGGCGCGCGAGGCAGCGGGCGAGCCCGTCCGCGTGCTGGCCGAGTACGGAGCCGCGGCTGCGGCCTTCCACGAAGGAAAGCGCACGGCGTTCCCCCAGGCGGCGACCGCCTTCCTGGCCTCGCCCTACCCGGGCGCCCTCGTTCCGAGGGTGGTCTATGCGCTCGCGGCCGTCACGGTGGAGGAGAAGCGTTGGGCGGAGGCGCGCCACTGGACGCTGAGGCTCGTGAATGACTTTCCGGGAGACGAGGCCGCCGACGACGCCCTGGCGCGTCTGGGCGCCGGCGCGGTCGCGGTCAAGGAGTGGCCGCTGGTCGTGGAGAGCTACCAGCTCCTGCTCATCCGCTATCCCGGAAGCCCGCACGCCGCCGAGTCAAGGCTGGATCTGGCCGAGGCGCTCCTGCGGACCGGGGCCCCCGCCGAGGCTCGCGGCCTCCTCGAATCTTTTGTCGCCTCCGCCGCCCGTGATCCGCGTCTTCCCCGGGCGCTCCTGCTCCTGGCGGAGGCTCAGGAGGCCACGGGCGAGCGAGCCGGGGCCGTC
This genomic interval carries:
- a CDS encoding tetratricopeptide repeat protein, producing MRRRAGALLAGLAVLGGGLASAAPLLPVEPPAPDLVPLLRLAAPPLDKPPVRILELPLPAPPEALPALPAAAVWVDLANRPAAPLPEARKFLPCVGTFLKFSSELLECGRARFAEGDLKEARAYLEAAAERGEGGVRQEARFLLGETFLRLNQLDASGRNFLMASQENPHSGLGLHGSLALGLVTLQLNDPARAVATFERLLAGPAPYEVMAYASHGRALALYARGRYAEARDVWHALFRTGRLPPLLDRELSFWFGETLGRVGDYAAAEDHLRRFTGGGSHALLEPAMLRLGWWALAAGHPAESAKAFQSFLAAYPSSGEHAWARFGLVRAFLALDDLPAAEAAAGQLRTAAAEHPLAAPGLLLLLRASVENNRDAQAQGLVQELLGLNLSPASRAYALLLNAEVNRRAGQSGEARSQFELTRSIQPAGLLAWHATLRIAQMDLEAREFSRALAEVGGLLSQPLPPELAGAALLLRGEAAYRDKVYQSAAEAFGRFVAEFRGHPEAAGAFLSLAWAEFRLGRLEPARQRWLDFAWSFPRDPRAGEALLLAAELAAQAGDLATAGSLLDQFLSRFPVHPHAPIAKLNRAILELRAGQYRSASTWLKELTQSVPLSPFVGRMRLATGVALLAAGSPAEATAEFNEALKQGEDVLAHLGLGSAALALRRWAEAERHFLQAREAAGEPVRVLAEYGAAAAAFHEGKRTAFPQAATAFLASPYPGALVPRVVYALAAVTVEEKRWAEARHWTLRLVNDFPGDEAADDALARLGAGAVAVKEWPLVVESYQLLLIRYPGSPHAAESRLDLAEALLRTGAPAEARGLLESFVASAARDPRLPRALLLLAEAQEATGERAGAVEALARLVREEPRSKLAGTAQMARARLLQELGRWDESRQVLEQVLGEGDAGFRGEAAFRLGEGYRARSLHAEAVEAYMTAAYLAPQTPWARRALLAAGQSFEALKESSSAVTVYRKLLAQPSVEPELAAEARKALQQLGQSP